ATTCTGGGACACACGGAGATTCTGGGTTCATGGAGATTCTGTCCAtgaggaagcaggaaggaagaggaggaaggggctccggtggtggggagaagtgggaggggaggaggagaaagcccTGGGCTGGGTCTCAGTGATCCGACAGGTGGCCATTGGGTCAGGCTGAGGATGTCTAGGTGTTCCAGGTCCAGGGTTCCGGGTCCAAGGGGTCCAACAGGTCCAGGGGGTCCAGGTATTCAAGGTCTAGGGGGCATCTAGGAGGTCCAGGGTCCAGGTATTCAAGGCCCAAGGGGTCCAGGGGGTCCAGGTCCAGAGGATTAAAGTCCAGGTCATCCAGGTCCATGGATCCAGGTTCAGTTGGGTCTAGATGGTGGTCCAGGTGGTATAGACGGGCCAGGTCCAGTCGGGCCATGGCTGGGAGGAGTGGCAGCAGCCAGCAGGGGCGAACAGTGTGAGACTTGCCTGGCCCGTGCCCATGTGGGAGGAGGGTGGAGCCCAGGACAGCCATGAAGGATACTGAGAGGATACTGTCAGGGGATGACAAGACCAGGCCCAGGAATGGGTACAAGGGCTGGATGTCAGGTGGACTTTCAGAGCCTGTGGTGGGGAGCCTGTCAGTGAGCTGCGGGGAAAAGATGCCTTTGGAACAGGGCAACCAGTGGGAGAAAGGAGCATAGGCTGCCTTCTATCATCTGCCTCCACCTCAGCCTGAGAGCCTGCGTTCCCTAAAGTCACTAACTGCGGGCCTGCACGGCCCTGGACCCAGGGCTGCACCTGGGTTTGGCCCCCTGCCGTGTTACTGAGCAGGTCGATGACTTTCCCCGGTCACAGTGGTCCTGTCTTGCCGGGCTGTTGCAGGGCTCGGCGAGCTGGACCACACTTAGGACAGGGCACTCAGTGGACATCGGTCAGTACTGAAGCGGAGGGAAGCCGGGCGAGGAGGTGTCACGGCAGGTGTCACGGCTCCATTTCCAGATAGGGAAACCGAGCCTCAGAGAGGAGAGTGAGTGCGTCTGGGCTGGGGAGCAGAGCCACGGGGCTGTGTGACTCCCCTCTGACTCTTGGTTTCAGCGCTCCCATTTTCTGTCTCTTACTCTGCAGAGTGTGGGCCTGGGTCTCGCATCACCCACCTGGAGCTTGTCAGAGATTAGCATCTTGGTGCCCCAGGCCTGCGGGGTTAGAATCTTCATTGCACAAGATCTCCACGTGCCTGTGTGCACGTAACTGTGAGCAAGCATTGCTCTTCCCACTTGTTCTCAGCTCTGACAGCACGTTGGAATTATGTGGCCGTAGGGGCAGTTTAAGAAACACCGATTCTTGGTCCCTGTCTCAGGGCCTGGGCTGTGGCCTGGGTGAGTCTGGTGTGCGGCCAAGTCAGACACCTCACGTGGTCACCCTGAGAGACTCAGTCTCTTAAATGATATTATATCAATTCACGTATAGCACAAGAACCTTCCATTTTTGCCCTTTATATTATCactgtcatacattttatttaaacttaagTTGTAAATCCacaatacattatttatttatttatttatttttataaatttatttatttaattttggctgctttgggtcttcgttgctgcgcgcggcctttctctagttgcagcgagcgggggctactcttcattgtggtgcgtgggcttctcattgcggtggcttctcttgttgtggagcacgggctctaggtgcgtgggcttcagtggttgtggttcacaggcttagttgctccgcggtatgtgggatcttcccggaccagggattgaacccgtgttccctgcactggcaggtggattctcaaccactgcgccaccagggaagtccccacagtacgttatggtttttgttttcacagtcagttatcttttaaaagatttaaatattgaGAAACAAACTTTATATATTTACTCCTAGAGTTACAATTTCtggtgctcttcattcctttgtgaaGATCAATATTTACTTctgatattattttccttctccctaaAGGAAATTCTTAACTATTACTTGAAGTTTGAGTGTGCTTGTAATACCTTCTTTCAACTTTTGAATGTttgaaaaaacttttattttttaaaaaagctttttgagatataactcacataccacacattcacccatttaaagtatatagttcaatgttttttagtatatttacagagttttgcaactatcaccaccatccagtTGAGAACATTTCATCACTCCTAAATAAATTCCATGCTCACTAGCAGTGATGACCCATTCCACCAACCCCCTTGGCCTTAAGTAATCTAATCTGCACTCTGCCTCTATAGATTTGGCTATTCTGCAGACTtcattaaatggaatcatacaatatgtggtattttgtgaccggcatctttcacttaacataatgttttcaaggtttatccaagCTGTAGCacgtgtcagtacttcattcttttatggaAAGAAATTACACTACTACCTCTAGTAGTGTAATTGTGGGGTCATATAATCattgtatttttaacattttgaggaactgccaggaAACTATTTTTCAatgtggctgcatcattttacgtTTCTACCAGCAGCATATGAGggttcaaatttctccacatcttcaccaacatttgttagatctttttttttctcccctcccctccccccacctctgttagatctttttgataatagctatcttggggggtgtgaagtgatatctgattatggttttgacttgcattgcCCTGATGGCTAACGATGTTGATTgtcttctcatgtgcttattggtcatttgtgtatatttttggagaaatgtttattcagatcctttgcctatttttaaatgggTCATTGCTCTCTTTTTATAGAGTCATAAGAGTTCTTTATCTATTCTAGATACAAGCCCCTTATCAGAAATACgattttcatacattttctttcattcggtgggttgtcttttcactctattgatggtgtcttttgaagaacaaaagttaaaaaatttgatATAGTtcactttctgtctttttcttttgttgtttgtgcttttggtgtcatatttaagaagaCTTTGTCTTATACAAGGACACAAAGACTTTCTCCTTTTATCCTAAGAATTTTTATagtttagctcttacatttagctctcttatatgttttgagttaatttttgtgtaaattGTGAGGAAAGGGTCTAACTTTATTCTCTTGCATGTGTATATACAGtaattccagcaccatttgttgaaaagactattctttccctggTGAATTGTCTTGgtacatttatagaaaataattttattctaaaatgaagGTTGATTCTTGCActctcaattttattccattgatctatatgtctaccctcatgccagtaccacactgtcttcattATTGTAAGATTATTGTAAGTTGTGAAGTTGTGAGTCCCACATAGGCACACATGCACCAGATACACACAGTAGGGCAGCGtgcacatagacacacacatgtACAAACACACATACCACACAGACATAcgtatacacacaacacacatacacacatcaggACACACACGGCAGGGcagcacacatatatacatacacacatacatatgtcagGATACACATGGCAGGGCAGATATAcctacacacacaacacacacagatgtgaacacaacacacacacactaagacacacacacacacatagatgcacacacatacatatatcaataCGACATATGCACTCCAGGACATGCACAGCAGGGCTTTCTCTTGATTATATGATGGGAGCCAAAGCTGGGGGTCACGAGAGGGAAGATTACGAGGGGGGGAACTGACCCCTGGAAATCGGATGCCTGGAGAGTGTGGGGGGACGGGTCCTGAGGGTTGGACAGGCGGGTGTTCCCAGTGGGAGGAGGGTGTtctctgggggtggaggggacaggAAGTGTTGGGGGCAGAGTTCAGGAAGAGTGATGAGAAATCCTGGGGCAGGGGTCCTGCCAGACCCCAAGAGTGTTCAAAGGCCTGGCCGCTGTTGCTGGACCCTGcagccctcagcccctggccTCCTGGAGTTCAAGGGGGTGGCTTTGACAGGGTGGGCAGTCCTTACTGTCAAGGGCCCTCTGTCGCTGCCCAGAGGCCTGGGACTGTCATCAGACTCTCAGAACGCTTCCTGGGACATGCTGCGGGTGCCCTCACCCTCGAGGTGCAGTGGTcgcccctgctccctgcccccacccagcccGGACTCCGTCAGCCCTCAGCCTCTCCACTCCCGGGACCCCTGTCCCTCTGCATGCTGTCCTCTTACCTGCTTCTTCCCATGCCGCCCTGGGAGGCCACGGGCCCTCTGGGTCCTGTCTCCTGGATGCCTCCAAGTGGGTCACTCTTTCTGCACTGGCTTCAACCTCCCCGGGTCACATGGAGGTCAAGGTGAAGGAGGAAGACCCCAGCTGGCCTTGAGGGTCATCAGCAGGAGCCTTTCAAGGCTCAGGCCAGCAATTCCAGCAGTGCTCACGGCTGTCTCCTCTCTAGGGGAGTGTCCCCCAGTGGGCggctgcaatgagaagcgcaTGCTGGCCATGCTGCCCCACTGCGGCCAGACCTTTGCTGAAAGGATGAAGAAGGTGGAGGTCTGGAAGTGGTGCAACTTGTCGGAGTTCATCGTGTGAGTGTCCCTGCTCAGGCACTGGGCCTGCCCTCGCCCTGCCCTCACCCAGCCCACGCCCTGCCCATGCCCTGCCCACAGCCCGTCTGTATCCTGCTGACCGTGTGCCCGTGCCCCGCCCTTGCCCTGCCCACGTCCTGCCCTCGGCGTCTGTGCCCCGTATGCTCCGAGGTCCACTCCAAGCCTCACAGCCCTCCGCTCCCTGCACGGACCACCCTGGCAGTTCCAAACTGGACACTCCAGGCTGTGTGTCCCCCATTCCTCTGAGCGAGGTCATGTCTCTGGGAAACCCTGACACCCACTGCCCTTCCTGAATTGGGTTAGTGCCCTGCCCTGGCGTGCCTGCCTCTCTTCACGGTCCATGCTGGGTGGAAATTGTCATTTTGGGTTTTCTTCACAGCACCGGCCAGGGCTGGGTTTGTAGTCAGGACCAGTGGACCCCAGAGAAACTGAACCCCGCTGGTTTCTACCTGGTGCGGCGGGAGCAGTGCCTCACCACAGAGAGCCCCACGTTCTAGAAGCTCCCGAGGTTTTGATCTCCTCTGGTCACACCTAGCATCAGGTGTCAAGGTGGCCCTTTCACCTCCTCAGAAATCACCTACAGGCTGTGCCCGCCCTCCTCCACTTCCCACTTGGCCACCTCAATCTGGTGCGCTGCTGGCGGCCGCTGCAGACTCACACTGTCCTGTGAGCCGTGCTCGCCTGGAGGCCCCATCCTCCCTGGGAGCCCCGGATTTGCTCAGTTGCATCAACCCTTTCCCCTCCAAGACCCCGGCCCCTGTgctctctgcccccagtggctgttCTAGGGGCTTCCATGCCCAACTCCCCCGGGGATAGTGGCAGGCCCCTCGCAGACATAGTTGTTCGCTGAACCAAACAGTATGAAATTTCTGTGTCTGCTGGGAAAGGGGGCTGGGGGTTCGGGAAGGGGCTTGGCCAGGCTTCTTCTTGTCCTCTGAGCCTGGCCTGGATGCCAAGCCTGGAGTGGACACACAGGGGTCAGGGGTAAGGGAGGATGAGGTGGGCGCTTCCCATCCTGTGCCTTTGTCACCTGCTAAAGCCTCAGCGAGGAGATCAGACATCCAGCCCTGGGGCCTGAGGACAGCAGAGGGGGCAGCCAGGAGGCGGGTCTGGGAATTGGAGAGAGAGGGGCCGACTTCCACCTGAGTAGGGAAGTTTGCCTGGCGGGAGAGGGAGTCTGACGGGGGCGGTTTGCCTCGCTCCTGGCCTCTGCATCCCCCTTTCCCATCTGGCCTATGGCTGCGTCTTCTCTTGCTCTGGAAGCCAGACTGAAGGGAGGACATGGGGAGGCTCTGGGTGACCAGGGGACGCTTGGGAAGCACAGACCCTGTCGTGACCCTGGCTCTGCAATGTCACACAAACAGCAGCTTCCTTGTGAAGGACACCCTGATTTCATCTCCAGCCTGAACTTGGGCTGGCGAGTTAACAGGGCTTGGGAGCAGTGTGTGCAAATGTGTGCATCCCTGCCTtctgcctccccagcccagggaagGGCGGGATGCTGGGATGTGGGAGTTGGCCTCTACAACTCTTGCCATGTGCCTGAGTGCCCGACCTTTCGGTGTCTTTTATCCTAAAAGCGTTTGCTATTAAAATTCGGAGGCACTTCCCAGCGTTCTTGGGAAGCACCAGGTGTGGGCATTTTGCGCCTGGCCCCGTAGGTCGACCCACGGAGATGGGTGTTGTGCTCAGCTCTGCCCCGTTCCTGGCCTTTGGGACTCACCCCGAGACCTCACCGAGCAacgactatgtgccaggcacttgtcAGGAGTGTATTCACTTCACCTCATTTGGTCCTTTCAGTCACCTTATCGGATAAGAATTATGAACCCCATTTACaggcggggaaactgaggctcacggaGGCTAAGTAATGTGGACAAAGTCAGGAAGATGGTCAGTGGGCTAGCTGGGATTGAAGGACATTGATTCTTCATCCTGACCCCTAAGCTGCTGTCCTGTGCTGTTTTCTGTGCACGGGCGTCACTCGGGCCACAcaccactccccagcccctgcaggcTTGCTGTCCACAGTGGGGCTTCCCCCAGCTCCATCTGCTTCGTTTCAGCCCTACTGAGCCCTGGGGTGGGTCGGGGCTGGGCAGGGTGTCCGGTTAGAGGCTCTGTCTGGGGTGGCAGGTCACTGACGGGGCCCAGTGGGAGGGGTGGGTCTTGGGGAGTGATGGGTTTGCCTGAGGACCTGCCTGGTGAGGTGTCCCAGAGCCTGAGCATGTCCCAGGGGCCACATCACGGCTCTGCACACAGATTCCAGGCTGTACCCTTTGCTTCCCGCTCTCTTTTGCCTCGTGTGGCTCTCCCTTGTCTGCGTTAGCTGAGGGGTGCAGGGCAGACGTGTGCCTGACCAGCAACCCAAGCGTCTGGACTGGGAAACCGCCCGGGGCTGCCGGGAGGCGTGGGCACTACGAAGGCCTGATTTAGTGATTAGCCGCCCCGTTTCCCACCGCCTTTCCAGGCAGAGACGAGGTTCTGTACAGGAAGCTCCTTGCAGGAAGCAGTTCCTTCCTGTTGCTCAGGCCAGGCCACTCGCCCTGGGTCCACAccggagggaggaggggggccaCAGGGCCTGCTGCCTGTGGGGATCTGAGGCAGGAGCCTCTCCCGCTCCCATACCTGTCCTGCATGCAGCACTCTGCCAGCTGCAAGAGAGTGTGGGCAGTGGTGGAGCTGGTGCACCTTGGCACGTGTCTGACCAGCCCTCTCACCAGAGCACCTTGGACAATGGCTGCCAGCCTAGGCCACCACTCCCAGGGGCCGCTAATCCCAGGCCAGCTGGCCGTGGGGCTGAACTCTGGGTCCTGGTAGCTGTAGCCCTTGGTTGGCTTCAAGGACCGTCCAGAGCCAGCCCGCTGGATGGACGTGGCTCCTCATAGGTGGTTTGCTGAGTGCCCTTTCCGGTTGACTGACACAGACAGGAAGACCCTGGGGCGGGGGGAATCCCATGTGTCCTGTCAGATGCGGGCTGGGGGACGTGACGTCTCAGAGGAAGACAGGCCGGGGCTGGGCTCACAGGTGGGACACGCTCCCCCAAACCAGGTAAATGAGGGCAAGCTGACTTGACTGGGAGGCCGCTGGTCCTTGGCCTGCCTCAGAGAGACCTCTTCCCCGGGGAGCCCATAGAGTGGCCTTAGGTGACAAGGGCCTTGCAGGTCCAAGTGGCTGTGACTCCACACATCCCTTGGCCTTGGAAAAAGAAGCCAGGCCCAGAGTACCCCCTGGGAAGACTTGTGAAATGCTGGGCCCAGACCTTGGGCGTTGGGACTTCATGTCCTCATAGGAAGCAGGTGACGGGTGTGGATGACCAAGATGAGGCAGGGATGACGTAGGAGATGCAGGACGGGGCATGAGGTGTATTTTGGGGGGCTCATGGCCTCAGAGTTTCCATGCTGGACTCTGCTGCCTCTGTTTTAAGATGGGAGGGCCAGGAGTTGGGCTCGATGACACCGGGCTCTGTGCAGAGGTCATTGTCTGCTGGGGTGGGCACGAGGGGAATCGAGTTTGTGACGCGGCAGCCTGCGAAGGGGAGTAGAACATGGCTGTGCACTTTGGGGAGGGGGCTCAGGGGCAGATGAAAGCGGGGCTGAGGCCTAGAGGTGGGAAGCAGAGCATGGGGTCGCCATTCCAGAGAGCCTCTGGGCAAGGACGCCAGGGAGATGGACCCTgctggcccagcaggcccagtagggctcagagcaggaggcctTCCCCTGTGTCCTGGGGCCATGATGAGAGCAGGCAGCCAGACAGGACTGCCCCCCACTTTCCCGGCGGTCAGGGCCAGAGTGAGGAGGGGCAGAGGAGCCAGGCGGTCAAGCCCTCTGCCTTCGCAGGTACTACGAGAGCTTCACCAACTGCACCGAGGTGGAGACCAACGTGGTGGGCTGCTACTGGCCCAACCCCTTGGCGGAGAGCTTCATCGCTGGGGTCCACAGGCGGTTCTTCCAAAACTGCTCCGTGGACAGGCAACACTGGCAGGACCCCCCAGACGAAATTCTCATCCCGCTCATCGCAGTGCCCATCCTGCTGACCATCGCCATGACCGGCGTGGTGGTGTGGCGCAGCAAACGCACCGACCAGGTGGTGTGAGGGCCCGGTGAGTCCGAGGGGCCCCGCCTGGAGAAACGGAAGAAAGTTCTCCAGGGCTGGGAGAGCCGGTGGACACTCTTCGGCTGTCCCCACCCTGCCTGGGCGGCCTTTGGGCTGGTGAAAGAAAACGTGCCGCGGCTGGAGCCTGCTTGCTGGGCACAAGTCACCGCTGCTTCGCCCGCGCtgtcccaggctgggctggggcctcGGGCTTCCTAGCACTGAGTCCCGTGGTGCCCCATCTGCAGCCCCGGCCAGACCCCGCCTCCCAACTGACTCTACccctggccccagcccagccctgactCCACCCCTTGGCTCTGACTCCACCTCTGGCCCtgaccccacctccagccctggcCCCACCCCC
The genomic region above belongs to Lagenorhynchus albirostris chromosome 8, mLagAlb1.1, whole genome shotgun sequence and contains:
- the RAMP3 gene encoding receptor activity-modifying protein 3 isoform X7; translation: METRARRRPHVFPLLLLLLLLCGECPPVGGCNEKRMLAMLPHCGQTFAERMKKVEVWKWCNLSEFIVYYESFTNCTEVETNVVGCYWPNPLAESFIAGVHRRFFQNCSVDRQHWQDPPDEILIPLIAVPILLTIAMTGVVVWRSKRTDQVV